In Vigna unguiculata cultivar IT97K-499-35 chromosome 3, ASM411807v1, whole genome shotgun sequence, a single genomic region encodes these proteins:
- the LOC114178544 gene encoding uncharacterized protein LOC114178544, with product MPENQGSSSSLSSFGRSIFGVRQEQVHSVEASHESDSCNLELGLFQKRVTDRFQDLSVASDEEFLTISWIQKVLNAFILCQEEFRAILSNNKEHVTKPPLDRMVSEFFDRSVKALDICNASRDGIEKIRTWQKHLEIVFCALGSSKRALTEGQFRRARKALMDLALAMLDEKESGSIFSQRNRSFGRHNSSKDHHSTGHSRSHSWSVSRSWSATKQLQSIANNLVPPRPTEIAATSRLAIPVYTMNCILLIVLWTLVAAIPCQDRGLSIHFSVPRQLSWSTPVSVLHERITEESKKRERRNSNGLLKEIHQIESSSRRMTDLIDSAQFPLADDQKTQIDCDVMELMHVCEALRNGLDPLERQVREVFRKIMACRTEGLDYLGTSSHNEQ from the coding sequence ATGCCTGAAAATCAGGGCTCTTCTTCGTCGCTGTCCTCGTTTGGTCGTTCAATATTTGGTGTGAGGCAGGAGCAAGTTCATTCCGTGGAAGCAAGTCATGAATCCGATTCCTGTAATTTAGAGCTTGGATTATTCCAAAAGCGTGTTACAGATAGGTTCCAAGACCTTTCTGTGGCTAGTGATGAGGAGTTTCTCACAATTAGTTGGATCCAGAAGGTCCTCAATGCGTTTATCCTCTGCCAAGAGGAATTCAGAGCCATTCTGTCGAATAACAAAGAGCATGTCACAAAACCCCCACTGGATCGCATGGTTTCGGAATTCTTTGATAGATCAGTGAAGGCGCTTGACATTTGTAATGCAAGCAGAGATGGGATTGAGAAGATTCGCACATGGCAAAAACATCTGGAGATTGTCTTTTGTGCCTTAGGTTCATCTAAGAGAGCATTAACAGAAGGCCAGTTCCGTAGAGCAAGAAAGGCACTGATGGATTTAGCATTGGCAATGCTTGATGAGAAAGAATCTGGATCAATCTTTTCTCAGCGTAATAGGTCTTTTGGGCGACATAACTCTAGCAAGGATCATCACTCAACAGGGCATTCAAGATCACATTCGTGGAGTGTCTCTCGGTCCTGGTCTGCAACCAAGCAACTACAGTCCATTGCGAATAACCTTGTTCCACCTCGTCCTACTGAGATTGCTGCTACAAGCAGGCTTGCGATTCCGGTTTATACAATGAACTGCATTCTCCTCATAGTTCTGTGGACCCTTGTTGCAGCTATTCCTTGTCAGGATAGGGGTCTAAGCATTCATTTTTCAGTCCCACGGCAATTATCCTGGAGCACTCCGGTTTCGGTACTTCATGAACGGATCACTGAGGAGTCAAAGAAGAGAGAGCGGCGAAACTCGAATGGCTTGTTGAAGGAGATACACCAGATTGAGAGTAGCAGCCGCCGCATGACCGACCTGATAGATTCAGCTCAGTTTCCATTGGCAGATGACCAGAAAACACAAATTGATTGTGATGTGATGGAGCTAATGCATGTCTGTGAAGCTTTAAGAAATGGGTTGGACCCGTTGGAGCGCCAAGTGAGAGAGGTCTTCCGGAAGATAATGGCGTGTCGAACTGAGGGGCTTGATTACCTTGGCACTTCAAGCCATAATGAGCAATGA